The genomic window AGGAGAGCGGGCCGCATAGGAGACCTCTGTCTCACCGTCCTCGGTCACCTTCGTCGTGTAGGTGCCGTCAACCATCACCGCAACTGAAATACGGTCAATTCCACCAACCGGTTCCAGGGTGCGACTCGTCAATTTGCCGATTTCATAGTTTACGGTTCGATCCTGTTTGGCAAAAGTGGTATTTTCGTCTTCGGTCTTTTGGGTAGCAGCTGCACTGCTTTCAGGCAGATTCGATTGAATCCCGGGAATGCCCTTGGGAATCATCTCGTCGTCTTTGGCGGTTTCATTGTAAGTCTGTTCACTGCGAACGACTTGATTTTCAGGTAAATATCGCTCTTCGGTCAATTCATGCTGTTTAAAATTTAATGCGCAGGAAACACGCACAATGGCCCGGTTGGCGCCCAGGGCCTTTTCGAGCATCGACAACACCCGATTTTCCAATTTGCGTTCCACTTTTACCTGGTGGTCAAGTTGATCCGAACTCAGTGTAGCCACACCAGAAGGGTTGTTTCGGCCGGTTAGCAATCTGCCGTTGCTGTCCACCACCGTTACATTTTCAGGGTTCAAGCGCGATACACTTGAAGATACCAGGTGCACGATGCCTTGAACCTGTTGCGGCGAGAGCCACTTACCGTGACGCAATTTCAAAACGACAGAGGCCGATGCTGATTCTTCGTTTTCGACAAACAACGATTTTTCAGGCATCACAATATGGACACGGCAACTCTCAACCTCTTCAAAACCATTGATGCTGCGCACCAGTTCACCCTGCAGCGCTCTTTGATAGTTCACATTTTGGGCAAATTCGGTCATGCCCAGTTTGGTGTTGTCAAAGAGCTCAAAACCCATGCTGCCACCCTGGGGCAACCCTTCGGATGCCAGGTCCATGCGGGTTTCATAGATCAATTCCTGCGGGATGAGAATAGTGCTGCCATTGGCCGAAAGGCGATACGGTATTTTTTGGTCTTTCAATCGGCTGAGGATAACCCCGGCATCGTTGGCATCCAGGTTGCTGTACAACGGATGAAATTCAGGTTTGCCGGCCCAATTCATTAAAAATACAAATGCAGCCACCGAGCCCACAGTTAGTGTCAGCAGAGCAATGCGCTTGCCAATACTGATGCTTTTAAAAAAAGTTTGCAGTTGTGATAAAATTTGACGAAAGGGCATCGACAATCTCCGATTTTAGGCCTGCATGCGCATGATCGTGTCATAGGCGGCAATGATCTTGTTGCGCACCTGCATCAATAGCTGAAAGGCTACATCCGCTTTTTCCATCGCGATCATGGTCTGGTGAATGTCCTTTTGTTGGCCGGCCGCTAATTTCTGAACAGCATCATCTGAGGCGGCATGCAACTGGTTGACTTCATCCAGCGAACGCGCCAACATATTGCCAAATGAGGCGCTATCCGGTTTTTCAGTCGCCCGGCTGCCGGATTCCGGACCAATTAAAGACGGCAGATCTTTTTGAAAACTGACTTCATTCATGATTATTGTCCTATTTCAAGTGCTTTGAGCGCCATGTCTTTGGCGGATTGAATAGCGGTCACACCGGCTTCATAGCTTCGTGTAGCTGAGATCATATTCACCATTTCTTCCATCAGATTGATATTGGGCATGGCCAGGTAACCGTTATCATCTGCATCGGGATGGGTGGGATCGTATTTCATAATCGGCTTACGGGTATCCTCGACAATATCCACTACAGCGACTTCTTTTAAATATTCTGTTTGCCGGGAACGCAGCATTTCCCGGAATGAGACTGCGTGTGGCTGGGCAGCAAAAATCGGATCTTGGCGGCGATAGGGCCCGCCGTCCTTTGTGCGCGTGGTATTGATATTGGCCAGATTGGCAGAAATCAGGTTCATGCGAAGACGCTGCGCTGATAATCCCGATGAGCTGACGTGAAGGGCATCAAAGAAATCCATGATTATTTCCCTCCTCCTTGAATAACATTCCTAAGTCCCTGAAATTTTTTCTTAATAAGCTGGGCAGCAGTCCGGTACAAAATGGTATTTTCTGCTAATTTACCCATGGTCCGGTCCAAGTCAACGGTATTGCCGTCAGCCCTCAAGTTAAGCGGCGACGGATCGCTTTGTTTGATCTTGACATCATCGCTGGTCTGCCGGCGCCCGTTTAAATGCCGGGGTCCGGTGCGGATCAACGTCAGAGGTCTTGCGGAGCGGCCTTTTCTCTGGCGCACATCCTCCATAACGACCTCAAATGCTTTGTAATTGGGCGTATCTATATTGGCGATATTGGATGTCAACACCCGATGTCGCAAGGAACCCCTGTTAAGGGTTTTTTGAAGGCTCGAAATAGTCCCTTCAAAAAGTGTTTCCGTTGGCATAGGCAACTTTCTCCTCATGTGCTTAGGGCCTCAAAAATAATTTGTTTCTATTAATCAAGGCAGTTTTCCACCACAAAGGGCACGAAGGGGCTTTGAAGTCACTACAATTATTATCTCCTCGTGCTCTTCGTGGTTTTATTAAACGCATTAATATTAGATCGAGCAATTTTCATACCAGCGTGCTGAGACGGCATACTGAGAGCAGGAATATACATTTATTCAATAAATACAGAATAATACCTATATATCTTTTCATGGGCTGCAAACCTGCAAGCGGCAAAAACTACCGTCTAACCGTTTACATACGGGCCCTTGCCGGCGTTAGAATATCTAACTGTTTTGAGCTGCGGTTTCAGCCTGAGATGCTTCCAGTTCCTGTTTGTATTCTTTTAGCTTGTTTCGCAGTGTTCTAATGCTGATGCCAAGCAATTCCGCAGCCCGGGTACGGTTGTCGTCAACATCACTCAGGGTTTTGGTGATCAATTTCTTTTCCATCTCCTTGACCGTCATACCGGCCTGAATCGAAATGGCCGGCTGGGCGGCGTCATCAAATTCGTCAACGTCTAAAAACAGGTGCTCCGGTAACAGTTTGGGGCCGTTGCTGATGAGCACCGCCCGCTCGATCGTGTTTTCCAGTTCTCTGATATTGCCTTTCCAAGGATTGCCGACCAATCGCGCCAGAGCGGCATCGGACATCTTGAGCATTTCCCTCTGGTTCATTTGACAAAATTTCTCGAGAAAATGCGTCACCAGAAGCGGGATGTCCCCTTTGCGTTCTCGGAGCGGTGGAATGGTAAATGGCACCACATTGATGCGATAATACAAATCCTCACGAAATTTGCGTTCTGATACGGCTTTTTTCAAATCCACATTGCTAATAGCCACCACACGCGCATTCATGGGAACGGATCGGCTGCCCCCGATCCGATCGATCTCCCTTTCCTGCAAAACGCGCAGCAGTTTGGCCTGCAGAGGCGGTGTCATTTCACTGATTTCATCGAGCACAACAGTTCCGTGTTTGGCCAGTTCAAACTTGCCCATTTTACGACCCACAGCACCGGTAAAAGCACCTTTTTCATGACCGAACAGCTCACTTTCAGCCAACGTTTCTGGTAAAGCTGCGCAATTGAGCGCTACATAGGGTTCGTCCGGATAGCCGCTGTTTTCATGAATGTAAGCAGCCAATAGTTCTTTGCCGGTTCCGCTCTCGCCCTGAATCAGAATGGTTGAGCGGCTGGCTGCCACGTTCTTTGCAAGCTTTAAAATATCTAATAATTTTATATTATTAGTAACTAATGTCTTAACTGTTGCTGTAGGATTAGACATTTGCTTTGATGGCCATTTATCACCATTTTCATCCATACACCCAAGGACTTTTTTGACCGTCGCCACCAAGGTTTCAAATGAAAACGGCTTCAACAAATAATCAGCTGCGCCGGCTTGCATGGCCTCAACTGCATTGTGGATGGAACCAAAGGCGGTGATCACAATGACCGCAATCTCGGGCTTTAGCTTCTTTAGCGCTCCGATAAGTTCCATACCTGACATTCCAGGCATTTTTAGGTCCGTGATGACCAGGCTGATCGGATCTTTTTTGATCTTAACCAGAGCGTCCGTGCCGCTAACCGTGCTCTCAACGCTAAAACCACTTCTGGTGAGCGCATGTGAAAGTGCGCTGCGCATCTCCGATTCGTCATCGACGATTAATATTGGCGCAAGGCCCATAATGTAAAACTCCGCCTAACACTTTAAATGTTGTCAACATCTCCTTGTGGTTCAGCCCAGACCGGCAGGGTCAGAACACATCGGGTGCCCTCGGGGCTGCTGGTAATATCGATGCTGCCGCCATGCATTTTGATAATATTATGAACAATGGTCAGCCCTAATCCGGTACCCTTCTTGCGAGTGGTGTAGAATGGGTCAAAAATTTTGGGTAAATCTGCCTGGGCAATCCCACAACCGTTATCAACCAGATGAACTTCAGCCAATAGTGATCCGGATAGGCTGCTGGTTTTGTGGGTAGAAATCACCAATCGACCCCCGTTGGACATCGCCTGGATGGCATTTAAGATTAAATTCAAAAAAACCTGCTTGAGCAATTCCAGATCACCCTTGATGGACATCGTTTCTGCGATCAGCTCGGTCTGAACCTCAATACCGTCCTGGGCATCCAACAAATGCCCGGCAAAAAACAGAGAATCTTTTAATGCCTCATGAACGTCTAACACCTGTTCGTCCAGCTGCTGATCCGGGCGCATAAACAGCAACAAGTTGGAAACAATATTATTAATGCTTTTAACACCCGCAGAAATATGCTCTGCCAATGTTTTCAACTCATCAAATTCCTGCAAATCAGCAACCAACATGGTTGAGAATAACTCGATACTGCCTAGTGGGTTACGGATTTCATGGGCAATTCGGGCAGCCATCTCACCCATCGCCGCCAATCGACCTGTGCGTTTGGCCTGCAACTCAGCGCTTTGCATCCGCGTGATGTCGGTCAGAGAGACTAACGTCCCAATATTGCCATCGTTGACCGAATTCAGGGGAGATACGGCGACATTCAGATGCAACTGCTGTTTTTCGTTGGCGGGCACGAGTATTGTTTGTATTTCGGTGGTCGCTTTCGTTTTGAGAATCTTCTTGATATCCAGCGCCGGATGTTGAAAATAGCCGGCTTCAAACGCCTGCTCGAATGTGTGGCCCAATACGTCTTTGGCAGCATATCCGGTTATCTGCTCGGCGGTTCGGTTAAAGCTGACAATTTTGCCCGTTGGGTCCAATGCCACCACACCGGTCGGGATACTTTCAAAAATAGGTGTCATGTAGCAATTTTGAGCAATTGGTTTTGCAGCGGCAGTATTGACCGCCGTAATAACATTTTTAGAAGATGGCATTTAATTCTTAACTATTCGTTATTTATATTTATTTTATTAAAAACACCTGTTACATCAAAAGGTCCGCAAAACAGGTTTGACGCGCATCAATTGAGCAATTATCATGCCATGGAAGACTAGCGGTTTCAGCTGTTTAGGATGCAGGAGCGGTTCTGCATCTGCCGCTTTTCTTTTCGGGTGGTGAGTCGAATTGTAAAATAGTCGCTGATTAATATAACCACTTGAAATAATGTTTAAATAATTAATATTAAAAAATATCTTGTTTAATAAAAGGATTTTTGCACAATCTCACTGATGCGCAAAACCCAAAATAATTTAACTAAATTTCAGTCACTTCGATGGTGATTAGGTTCCAAGTTCTGTCAATTTTTCACGTCGCACACGTCACCGCATTGACGCTCAAGTACCGGTTTTGAAAGACAAAGTGAACACTACAAGGGATAGATCCGTATGTGGCTGAATCACACGGTATGGTCTGGGAAAACCGCATGATCGGACCGTCGGGATTTTTCTCGAGTGGGAGTGCGCCAATCAGGCAGCACGGTGAATCAAACGCTTCTCATTGGAAATCAAAATACAATCGGTCAAGTGGCGTATTGTTGAATTCGGTGACGCTTAATTTTCTCTACCAAAGTTGTGCGGTTCAATTGGAGCAGTTTGGCAGCTTTATTTTTGACCCATTTGGTTTTTTCCAAAGATTGTAATATTAAATCTTTCTCAAACTCGGTAACAGCGCTGTTTAAACAGATTCCCGCGTCTGTAACCTCTATGGACTGGTTATTTTGATACCCGTTAACCACCATAAGCTCTTTTGGCAAATCATTTAATGAGATCTGGCCCGAACCGATGAGCACCACCAGTCTTTCGATGACGTTGCGAAGCTCGCGCACATTTCCCGGCCACCCATAATGCACCATAACATCAAGTGCTTCATCAGAAATCCCATCTATCTGCCTATTATTCTTGTTATTATACATTTGAATAAAATAGGAGGTCAAATAGGGTATATCAGCTCTACGATCTCTTAGAGCAGGAAGGCCAATGGGAATGACGTAAAGACGGTAAAACAGATCGTCTCGAAAATGTCCATTTTTTACCGCTTCTGGCAAATCGCGATGTGTCGCTGCAATCACCCTGACATCCACTTTAATGGTCTTGGCACCACCGACCTGCTCAAATTCACCCTCTTCCAAAACCTTGAGCACCTTGACCTGCAAATCAGGACTCATATCGCCGATCTCATCTAAAAAAATCGTGCCGCCATGGGCCAGTTCAAATTTTCCTGATTTGGAAACCGTAGCACCGGTGAATGCACCCCGCACATGTCCAAACAGTTCACTCTCAAGTAAATTTTCAGGTATTGCACCACAATTTATTGAAATAAATGGTTTATTTTTACGATTGGATCTTTGATGAATTGCTTTGGCCACCAGTCCTTTGCCTGTGCCGGTTTCACCGGTGATCAAAATCGTGCTGTCACTATCGGCTACTTTTTCAACCAACTCGAAAACCGCTTGCATCCTTTCACTACGACCGATGATGGCATTGCATGAATCATGCGAATTGAGTTGCGCCAGAACCATTGAGTTTTTAACAAAAAGATCGGAATTGGGGGCTGGAACTTTGCTGACGGCCAAATTCTGCACCTTCTCCTCCTTTGAATGGGTTTAGAAACAGTTGCTAACTTCGCCGGGAGTGCTGAATTTTATAATGAGGTCATCTTTTTCCGCGTAGCTCGCGCGTGATCTGAGTGATCAGAGACAAGGACGGATTTAGCAATAACCATGCCGTCAACTAACATATGGTGGGTAGCATAGCGGAAGAATGTCGCGTGATTCCAGTCGCAGAAAAATACAGCTCAACATGAAGGTATGGGTAAGATCTGGTGCCACTATATTTTGTGCTAAACAATGGCTTTACAAAATGTGGGTGTTGGCGAAGAAAATAACAAGCAGCCTTTCCGGCTGAATTTGGGAGCCAATAATTTGCCGATTCAGCGCACTAATTTTTGCAATCTGCAAAAAATGTCGCCATTGGCTTTTGCTAAATGAAATAATTTGTGTTCACCCCCGCTTGATGGGATATAAGAGCAGCCCGATTCTGGATTGAAGTCCTGTCCGGTTTTAGGGCAAAGATTTTAAATGAGGAATAAATTTAGGTTGTTGGAATAAAGCTTGGGGCGCATCCCCATGGCGGCAAACCCATTTGCCCCTACTGATCTAAAATTAAATCCAATATGCAATTTTGCATTTTGCCAAAACCGTTATCAGGGTCCGTATTAGGGGGTATAGGTAATAAAAAGGCTGATATCATCAAATTCCTTTTGGATGTCGGCCAGAAGTGCTTCAATGGCTTGAGGTCTGATCCGCAAACTATCCCAGGCAGCTTTATCCAGTGCCGGCATCTTGTTGTCGCCCGCATAGCCGATATTGAGGGAGCGGCACAGAATATCCGCCAGATGCACAATGGCAGCTTCAAATGCAAAACGACCGGCCGTACTGGGCTGATGATGGTGTAAAATGACGCTCACCAATTTAGGGGGCAAATTCCAGCGTTCAGCCAGCAATTTCCCGACTTCCGGATGACCGTAGCCTAGAATGGTTTCCTCGGCTGTGATCATCAGTATATTCTTATCTCCAACCAGCCGGTTAATATCTTTGAAGGCCTGGGACAAAAATATCATTTCTACAATTTTTCCAATATCATGCAAAAGACCGGCAACAAACAGCTCCTCAACCTTGTCGTAGCGCAAATGTTTGCCGATCACCTTAGCGGCTACTGCACATCCCAGTGAGTGATCCCAGAACTGTTCCTGGCGTATCAGACTGATTTTTTTACGATTCGAAAAAAGGTCAAACACAGAAGTGGTTAGCAGCAAATTGCGAATGGCATCAAAGCCCAGCAGCACGATGGCCCCGGTGATCGTTGAAATTCGCTGAGGAAATCCATAAAAAGATGAATTTACCAATTTTAGCAACCGGGCAGCCAAAACCTGATCGTCGGTAATGATTCTGGCCAGATCCCGGGCGGAGGACTTGGGATCGTTGACAAGCTCCGTTATCCTCAGAACGGTTCGCGGCAAAGTCGGCAGATCCTCTACCCGCGAAATGACTCGGTCGATATCAGGTGCTTTCATTTTGCTTATCCGGATCCGTTAAGCTCTTTTGCAGCTGCCGGCTGGCGGCCTTCATGATTTCCTGCATGACCGGATCATCCACCACGTCGGCAAACTTGGCCTGCAGCTCCTTTTCAATACTCTCGCGGGTCTCAAACTCAACCGTGTATTCAGATGATTCACTCTTTTGGCCCCGCCCTTTAACGCTGATCTGCTCGATTCCCCAGGTTTTGAGCATCCAGATGCGTTTGCGGGTCAGAGCGGTTCCCTTCTCAATCAGCAACAAGTCTTGCTGGTTATAAACTGATCTCGCCAGAACCATTCCAGGTTTTAAGGCATCAATTTTTAGATGGACCACAACAACCTCAAGTATTTTTACTTTGGCGTAATCGGGTATTGGTGCAAAACCGTATGCGTTTGAACCAGTCTTAGGTCGGTTTTTTACAGCCTGTTGTGCTCAATGCGCATGATGCTTTGCATACACCACCTTATCTTCAAATGCAATAATCGCAACGAATTCGGATCCTTTTTTTGACCCTCCCGTTAAATATCCACATTAATTCAATAAATTATATCATTCAAAGCCCAATTCTGCCAGCGGTTAATGAAAAATTTCGACCCAAGATTTTGGATTCCCGCCATGCCTGCCAGCAAGATCAAGTAACTTTCCAAAAGACCGATAATACAGAAAAGGGTGTTGAGGTTAAAACATGCGGTCATGGCGAATCAGCCGTGCTTCAGAAAAGCACCCAAATAGTAAAAAAACTTAAAGTTATCCACTATTTTCCCGATAACAATCTGGTAGCCAAAAAAACAGGGTCTGAAAGGAGGCGGGGCAACATCAGAAAGACCCATTACGGCCACCAAGAAACAATGATTAGCAAAAATTTGATAAACCCAATTGGCAAGAACGCCAAAATCAACAACCTAGGAAAGGAAATTTAATCATGGCACTAAGTACAATTAATTTAACTGCTGGTATGCGGGCCAATTTGTTCAGCCTACAGCAAACGTCCAAGGATTTTGAAGTCACCCAGAAACGCCTGGCCACCGGTCTGCGCGTCAACACCGCCCTGGATGATCCGATCAACTTTTTTGCCGCCCAGGAACATAAATTACGGGCCACCGACCTTGCCGGACGTAAAGACGGCATGTCGGAAGCCATCCAGACCATCAAGGCCGCCAACGTGGGTGTTGAAGGTATCAACAACCTGATTGCCCAGGCCAAATCTCTGGCTCAGTCAGCTCTGTCGGCTACGGCCGCAGATGCCACGATCTTTGCCAGCCAGTATGCAACGGTTATGACGCAGATCAACCGGATGGCTGCGGATGCCAATTACAAGGGCGTCAACCTGTTGCAATCGGGTGAAATGACGGTAGAATTTGCACCGACCGCCGGCGATTCCACTTTAAAACTGACCGGTTTTGGTGACTCCTCAACCAACTTCAACATTAGTGGCTTGAGCTCAGAAGTCACCGCCGGTGGCACCAACTGGGTTACCAGTGGCAACACCACGGTCAATGCTGCCAACATTCAGAGCTCGATCAACAACCTTGAAACCGCTATGGGTGCGTTGAGAACTGAATCCAAGAAGCTGTCCAACAACCTGTCGATCATCACCGCGCGTGAGGAGTTCAGTGCCCAGATGATCAACACCCTAAACGACGGTGCGGCGAAACTCACCGAGGCCGACATGAATGAGGAAGGCGCCAACATGCTGATGCTGCAAACGCGTCAGGCGTTGGGTACGACCTCATTGAGTCTGGCCGGTCAAGCCGCTCAGGGAGTTCTGAGATTATTCTAAATCAGATAGCCGATTTGGAGGGGGAGCGATCCCCCTCCATATCTGACGCCTTATCGCCAATTCTAATCCCGGTCTGATTCAGCGGTTTTTAAAGATCCTATGCTTCTCAGGCGTTAAACGGACAGGCAAATGAACGGACAGTTTAAAAATGGCCCTCAAAATCACCTTAAAACCCAATGAAAAAATGATTATCGGCGGCGCGGTTTTAACCAACGGCAACAGTAAAAATACGGACCTGATCATTGAAAACAGTGTGCCGGTTCTGCGCCAGAAAGATATACTGTGCCAGGAAGATGCAACCTCGTATTGCC from Desulfobacterales bacterium includes these protein-coding regions:
- the fliF gene encoding flagellar basal-body MS-ring/collar protein FliF — encoded protein: MPFRQILSQLQTFFKSISIGKRIALLTLTVGSVAAFVFLMNWAGKPEFHPLYSNLDANDAGVILSRLKDQKIPYRLSANGSTILIPQELIYETRMDLASEGLPQGGSMGFELFDNTKLGMTEFAQNVNYQRALQGELVRSINGFEEVESCRVHIVMPEKSLFVENEESASASVVLKLRHGKWLSPQQVQGIVHLVSSSVSRLNPENVTVVDSNGRLLTGRNNPSGVATLSSDQLDHQVKVERKLENRVLSMLEKALGANRAIVRVSCALNFKQHELTEERYLPENQVVRSEQTYNETAKDDEMIPKGIPGIQSNLPESSAAATQKTEDENTTFAKQDRTVNYEIGKLTSRTLEPVGGIDRISVAVMVDGTYTTKVTEDGETEVSYAARSPEELTKIENLVKRAVNYDADRGDQVEVVNIPFESTPITQADAESTIERWLTQLNKYKPYFKYTFLSLFLLLSFMFVVKPLIKWLTSHTTGETEILGQLPKTVGELESEYGADPKQLAFTDEISQLITRDNDASVGVMRDWLKEE
- the fliE gene encoding flagellar hook-basal body complex protein FliE is translated as MNEVSFQKDLPSLIGPESGSRATEKPDSASFGNMLARSLDEVNQLHAASDDAVQKLAAGQQKDIHQTMIAMEKADVAFQLLMQVRNKIIAAYDTIMRMQA
- the flgC gene encoding flagellar basal body rod protein FlgC → MDFFDALHVSSSGLSAQRLRMNLISANLANINTTRTKDGGPYRRQDPIFAAQPHAVSFREMLRSRQTEYLKEVAVVDIVEDTRKPIMKYDPTHPDADDNGYLAMPNINLMEEMVNMISATRSYEAGVTAIQSAKDMALKALEIGQ
- the flgB gene encoding flagellar basal body rod protein FlgB, yielding MPTETLFEGTISSLQKTLNRGSLRHRVLTSNIANIDTPNYKAFEVVMEDVRQRKGRSARPLTLIRTGPRHLNGRRQTSDDVKIKQSDPSPLNLRADGNTVDLDRTMGKLAENTILYRTAAQLIKKKFQGLRNVIQGGGK
- a CDS encoding sigma-54 dependent transcriptional regulator, which encodes MGLAPILIVDDESEMRSALSHALTRSGFSVESTVSGTDALVKIKKDPISLVITDLKMPGMSGMELIGALKKLKPEIAVIVITAFGSIHNAVEAMQAGAADYLLKPFSFETLVATVKKVLGCMDENGDKWPSKQMSNPTATVKTLVTNNIKLLDILKLAKNVAASRSTILIQGESGTGKELLAAYIHENSGYPDEPYVALNCAALPETLAESELFGHEKGAFTGAVGRKMGKFELAKHGTVVLDEISEMTPPLQAKLLRVLQEREIDRIGGSRSVPMNARVVAISNVDLKKAVSERKFREDLYYRINVVPFTIPPLRERKGDIPLLVTHFLEKFCQMNQREMLKMSDAALARLVGNPWKGNIRELENTIERAVLISNGPKLLPEHLFLDVDEFDDAAQPAISIQAGMTVKEMEKKLITKTLSDVDDNRTRAAELLGISIRTLRNKLKEYKQELEASQAETAAQNS
- a CDS encoding ATP-binding protein — translated: MPSSKNVITAVNTAAAKPIAQNCYMTPIFESIPTGVVALDPTGKIVSFNRTAEQITGYAAKDVLGHTFEQAFEAGYFQHPALDIKKILKTKATTEIQTILVPANEKQQLHLNVAVSPLNSVNDGNIGTLVSLTDITRMQSAELQAKRTGRLAAMGEMAARIAHEIRNPLGSIELFSTMLVADLQEFDELKTLAEHISAGVKSINNIVSNLLLFMRPDQQLDEQVLDVHEALKDSLFFAGHLLDAQDGIEVQTELIAETMSIKGDLELLKQVFLNLILNAIQAMSNGGRLVISTHKTSSLSGSLLAEVHLVDNGCGIAQADLPKIFDPFYTTRKKGTGLGLTIVHNIIKMHGGSIDITSSPEGTRCVLTLPVWAEPQGDVDNI
- a CDS encoding sigma-54 dependent transcriptional regulator; its protein translation is MAVSKVPAPNSDLFVKNSMVLAQLNSHDSCNAIIGRSERMQAVFELVEKVADSDSTILITGETGTGKGLVAKAIHQRSNRKNKPFISINCGAIPENLLESELFGHVRGAFTGATVSKSGKFELAHGGTIFLDEIGDMSPDLQVKVLKVLEEGEFEQVGGAKTIKVDVRVIAATHRDLPEAVKNGHFRDDLFYRLYVIPIGLPALRDRRADIPYLTSYFIQMYNNKNNRQIDGISDEALDVMVHYGWPGNVRELRNVIERLVVLIGSGQISLNDLPKELMVVNGYQNNQSIEVTDAGICLNSAVTEFEKDLILQSLEKTKWVKNKAAKLLQLNRTTLVEKIKRHRIQQYAT
- a CDS encoding HDOD domain-containing protein, with the translated sequence MKAPDIDRVISRVEDLPTLPRTVLRITELVNDPKSSARDLARIITDDQVLAARLLKLVNSSFYGFPQRISTITGAIVLLGFDAIRNLLLTTSVFDLFSNRKKISLIRQEQFWDHSLGCAVAAKVIGKHLRYDKVEELFVAGLLHDIGKIVEMIFLSQAFKDINRLVGDKNILMITAEETILGYGHPEVGKLLAERWNLPPKLVSVILHHHQPSTAGRFAFEAAIVHLADILCRSLNIGYAGDNKMPALDKAAWDSLRIRPQAIEALLADIQKEFDDISLFITYTP